Within the Natronospira bacteriovora genome, the region AATCGAAATCTTCTTGCCACTGGAATCCATGTCCTTCGGGTACACCAGTGTCAGGTTGAACTCCTCCGCCGAAGACTGAACCTTGAACCGGACGGTGGAATTCATGGAAACCACCGTCGGGGGAACGTCCCTGGGCTCCACAATCTCCGCTCGGCCCAGTTCGGCTTCAAGCTCCGCCTTGCCGGGAAACGCACCTTCCGGGAGGGAATCCAGCAATGCCTCGAGGCGGTCCGCATCCAGGCTTGAAATCACGATATTCGGTCTGCTGTTCATTAGGGATTCTCTGATCGATTCCTTGGACGTGGCATTGCCCTGCCACATTGGTCAATGCCAAACAGTCTGTTCCGTCGCCAATCATTGGCACGGGGTCCAGTGTACGCCAAGGTACAGGTAAAACGAACCAGCCACGGCGGATCCCCCGGCCTCATTCAACTGCGGATTGTCGAGCGATACCCCCGGTTTATGGCGATACACCGCCACCTCTTCAGATTGGCGCTTTCAGTTTTACGGCGGGTCGCGTAAATGTTCGTAACTTCAAGCACTTATGGGCCCAAGAAATTGCCGGAATTCCGCTGAAAAAAAGCTTTGCTTACGCTCCGCGATACTGCTAGATTCAGCACATTCTAAAGTACGCCTGAGGAAGTAGTATGAAAAGGATTACAGGTTTACTGTTGGCGGTGCTCTTGCCTGGCCTTTTCTTGCAACCAGCACTGGCCCAGGATCAAAAAACCGCCTTGGTGCCCTTGCCCTCGGTTGACGACTTCACGAGAGGCAAGGATGGCTGGGGCTTCGGGCTGGGCCTGGGTGTTGAATACGAATCGGCCTACGAAGGGTCGGATGAATTTGGCTTCGAAATCGATCCGGCTGGTGCGGTTCAATGGCGTAGAGGTCATGATATTTTCTTCTGGGCCGGTGAGGCGCTGGGCTGGCGAGGCCTTCGGTCCGATATCTGGCTGTTCGAGGCCGCCATTGGCTTTGATGAGGGTCGCAAGGAAAGTGACTCCGATGACGGTCGATTGGATGGCCTCGGCGATACGGATGAGGGCATTGAAGTCGTTCTGCAAGCGCGCCGTGCTTTCAACGCCGATTGGCGATATTGGCTTGATGGCCGGGTTGTAAGCGGTGAGAACGGAAATCTTGGCCTTTTCGGCATGGGGCGCCGCTTCGGCGAGAAGAAGGACGGAAGCGGTTCTGAAATTGGTATCGTTGCGGTTTTTCACGATAGCGAGCGTGCCAATAGGGATTTTGGCATAAACCCATCACAGTCTGCTGCATCGGGACTGAATGAGGCCAATTTAAGTGGCGGATTCCGCTCGATTGGGATCAATTACAATTATCGTACTTACATCAACGAGAACTGGCAGGTTTTCGGCGAGGCGCTCTACGAGCATTACGGCAGCGACATTCAGGATAGTCCAATCGCCCGCAACAACTATGAGGCTGAAGTAGGCATCGGATTCATTTACGTATTCTAGACCGTGTAGCTGATACCGCAATTCGCTGGCTTTGGCGCGCGACGGTGGAAAAGTCGGATCGCATTGGTGGTTTTTTAGAGCACTCCATGTCACCCACTGAAGATCGTAAAACTTAACCAGACGTAAACGCAGTAACTGACAAACAGAATCGCGCCCTCCACACGGCTTAACCGGCGCCCCGTATACAGGAATACCAACAAAAGCAAAGATGTGCCAAGCATGACCCATTGATCGAACTGCAGGATTCTCTCGGAAACCGGAAGTGGCTGGAGCAAAGCGGAGATCCCTAGAATGCCCAGCAAGTTGAAGATATTGCTACCGAGGATGTTCCCCACAGCGACATCCGCGTGGCGCCGGATCGCCGCTATCACCGAAATGGAAAGTTCCGGAAGCGACGTTCCCACCGCCACCAATGTCAAGCCGATAACAGCCTCGGAAATACCAAAGTGCTCAGCAACCCCCACGGCGCCCGTCAGCAGCACTCGTGACCCACCAATTAACAGCAGCAACCCAAGAACCACGGCCACAACGATCCACAACACGGTCTTGGGCACTGCGGAAAGCTCATTCGCTTCAGCTTTGTAAACATCCGCTGCAGGTGCAGCATGGAAACGCTCGCTCCAGTAGGCCCACGCCAGATACATCATTAAAGCAACCAGAAAAATCGCTGCGTCCGCCCTCCCCAGGGCACTTCCTCCAACGAGAACCAGTAACAATATGCTTGCCGCTACTCCCGTGACGGCATCCCTGCGCAATGCCAGCGGTTTGACTGCCAGCGGCGTGATTAGCGCACATATTCCCAGAATCAGCAGGATATTGCTGATATTGCTACCCACAACATTACCGATCGCGATGTCTGGTCGCCCTTCAATGGCAGCATTTACTGATACCACCAATTCCGGGGCCGACGTACCAAAACCTACGATAACGAGACCACTCAGCAACGGCGATACACCAAGGCGCTTTGCCGCTGCCAGCGAGCCACGAATCAGTGCCTCACCCCCTGCAGTCAGCAGGGCGATGCCCAGAAGAAGAAACAGCACGTTCTGTGTCATTTAACTCCCTGGAAGGCCTGTGGCGCCAACGCCCGGCTCACACGCCGGTTAGGAGCCGCGGAGCGGCGGAAAACCGGTCGCCGTGCGGCCGTTGCTCATGTTTCGTCATCACCGAGCTCGGACATCCGCAATAACTGGCTACTACGACGCACAGTCAGAATATCAACCTGATCTTTGGTGCTGTAAATAACCCGATACGCTCCAATTATCAGCTCCCTGATGCGTGGCGAGCCCACCTCAGGAACCATTCGCCCACTTTTAGGAAAGTCGGCTAACCGCTCTACCGTGGCAAATAAATCTTCCACCCACCGTACCGCAGCATCTGGGTTATCTTCTGCGATATACCGCGCTGTATCCTCAACACGCTCCAGCGCAAGGGGGGACCAAACAATCTTCATGGGGCCAGTCTGCTCAGAACCCGTGTTTTCGCATCTTCATGCGCAATACCTTCCCCGGAGGCTATCTGTTCTTCCGCCTTATACACTTCTTCCAGGATCTCAAGACGCTCTTGCATCCTCTCGTACTCGTGAACATCCACCAATACGGCAACGCCCCGGCCTCTCTGCGTCAGCACCATAGGACGACGGGTTTCATGGATCTGCTTTACAAACGTGGCTACGCCTGCCCGGAATTCGGACAGAGGACGGATATCTTCATCGACACGAACTCTAGACATGGGAATCACTCCTGTACGCTCTCGTGTACATCCAAGTGTACAGCCTCTCATGGATGCAGGCAAGGTACCTGAGGGAAGAAACATAACGCTTAGCGTAACCGGCCGGCTTTGGAGCGCCAGCGGAAAAGCCGGTCCGTGTTGACGCTTTTGTTAGGGCCATTGTCTCTAGGCCTCCCGACTCACATATTTCCGTGCCACATCTAGTAGTTCCGGGAGAATGGCAGCGAGATTTACCGCCATCTCTTCATCCATAGAGATTTCAAGGGTATGCTTACCTTTCTCGACGAATTTGGCCTTCTGCATTAGCTCTTGCCGCAACGCAGTACTTATTTCAGTGTTTTCAATGAATCCAAGATAGGCTTGAAAGAGTGGCTTTGCCGGCCCTTGCTCTGACGCAGGATAGCCGTAGAACAGGCTCA harbors:
- the rnk gene encoding nucleoside diphosphate kinase regulator encodes the protein MNSRPNIVISSLDADRLEALLDSLPEGAFPGKAELEAELGRAEIVEPRDVPPTVVSMNSTVRFKVQSSAEEFNLTLVYPKDMDSSGKKISILAPVGSALLGLSEGDEIEWPKPGGGVLRVCIEEIVFQPERAGDYHR
- a CDS encoding MipA/OmpV family protein; this translates as MKRITGLLLAVLLPGLFLQPALAQDQKTALVPLPSVDDFTRGKDGWGFGLGLGVEYESAYEGSDEFGFEIDPAGAVQWRRGHDIFFWAGEALGWRGLRSDIWLFEAAIGFDEGRKESDSDDGRLDGLGDTDEGIEVVLQARRAFNADWRYWLDGRVVSGENGNLGLFGMGRRFGEKKDGSGSEIGIVAVFHDSERANRDFGINPSQSAASGLNEANLSGGFRSIGINYNYRTYINENWQVFGEALYEHYGSDIQDSPIARNNYEAEVGIGFIYVF
- a CDS encoding calcium/sodium antiporter, which gives rise to MTQNVLFLLLGIALLTAGGEALIRGSLAAAKRLGVSPLLSGLVIVGFGTSAPELVVSVNAAIEGRPDIAIGNVVGSNISNILLILGICALITPLAVKPLALRRDAVTGVAASILLLVLVGGSALGRADAAIFLVALMMYLAWAYWSERFHAAPAADVYKAEANELSAVPKTVLWIVVAVVLGLLLLIGGSRVLLTGAVGVAEHFGISEAVIGLTLVAVGTSLPELSISVIAAIRRHADVAVGNILGSNIFNLLGILGISALLQPLPVSERILQFDQWVMLGTSLLLLVFLYTGRRLSRVEGAILFVSYCVYVWLSFTIFSG
- a CDS encoding type II toxin-antitoxin system RelE/ParE family toxin, with amino-acid sequence MKIVWSPLALERVEDTARYIAEDNPDAAVRWVEDLFATVERLADFPKSGRMVPEVGSPRIRELIIGAYRVIYSTKDQVDILTVRRSSQLLRMSELGDDET
- a CDS encoding type II toxin-antitoxin system Phd/YefM family antitoxin, giving the protein MSRVRVDEDIRPLSEFRAGVATFVKQIHETRRPMVLTQRGRGVAVLVDVHEYERMQERLEILEEVYKAEEQIASGEGIAHEDAKTRVLSRLAP